Within Legionella birminghamensis, the genomic segment CATCAATGATGTATCGCTGCTTCGATACAAATACCCTGCGATCTCAATTCATGACTATTCGAAACCCCAAAAAGCATTGTCAAATACTTTGGCAAAGGGAAACACAACTCCGGCTTCACGACCGAAACAAAGCGTAGAAGAGGTGTATTTCCCATCAATTGCTATTAATGGCAATCCATACCTCTGGTATTATTACCGTGAATATAATCTGGCATTATGGACAGACAAACTTCTTGAGGGCGGAACAGAAAAGTATAGCGATTCTGATTTAATCAGCAAACTGCTGCAAATTCCTGGAGTTATTGAAAAAAACAAGCAAATGGCCATTACTAATGTATACGATTTTTCCTTGAAGCATAGTATGAAATATTACGATGAGGATGAAACGCTAAGTAATTACAATGCATTGGTATAAAAGAGAACTCTAGCAATAAAATAAAAAGCCCACAAAAGTGGGCTTTTTACTGCAGGAAACTTATTCCTCAGTTTGGGAAGGTCTGTCAACCAGCTCCACAATAGCCATGGGTGCGTTATCACCGGCACGGAATCCGCATTTAAGAACACGGACATATCCGCCAGGGCGTTTGCTGAATCGTGGTCCCAAATCAGTAAATAACTTACCTACCGCTTCTTTTGATCGCAAACGATCAAAAACGTGACGGCGTGAGGCAACTGAATCTTTCTTACTGACAGTAATTAAAGGCTCAATATACCGACGCAACTCTTTCGCTTTGGGTAAAGTTGTTTTAATTACTTCATGCTCAATTAGTGAATTGCACATGTTTTCAAACATTGCCTTTCTATGGCTACTAGTACGGCTGAAACTACGGCCTGAATTACGGTGACGCATTTGATAAGACTCCTATTAATCGCCAAGATTAGCTGGCGGCCAATTTTCTAATTTCATTCCCAAAGATAAAGTACGTGATGCTAAAACGTCTTTAATTTCAGTCAAGGATTTCTTTCCTAAGTTTGGTGTTTTTAACAGTTCATTTTCAGTTTTCTGTACTAAATCACCAATATAGTATATGTTTTCTGCTTTCAAGCAATTTGCAGATCTCACTGTTAATTCCAGATCATCGACTGGTCTTAAGAGAATAGGATCAAAATCATTTCTTTCTTTGTTATCCGCTCTTGATTCTTCAAACTTCATATCCACGAAAGCATGAAGCTGGCGCTGCAATATAGACGCTGAAATACGGATAGCATCTTCAGGATCTAAGGTTCCATTCGTTTGTAAATCAATAGTCAGCTTATCGAGGTCAGTTCGGTTTTCAACACGGGCACTGTCAACAAAATAAGCAACTTTCACTACTGGGGAAAAAGCGTTATCTATCTTCAGCTTACCAACAGATTTACGCTCAATATCATTGTCATAGTCTCGAACAAATGAATCAGTAGAGTGGAAACCAACACCACGCTCTACTTTAAGGGTCATGTCCAGCTTGCCATTTTCATTTAAAGTAGCAATAACCAGATCAGGATTAACAATTTCTTGTCCTTGACTTAATTGAATATCACCTGCAGTCACTACACAAGGGCCCTCTTTCAAAAGGGTAAGAGTGGCTTCGGTGCCAGAAGCAACTTTAATAGCCACTTGCTTTAAATTAAGCAATATGTCAACGACATCTTCCTGTACACCTTCAATAGTACTGTATTCATGCAGGACACCAGCAATCGATACTTCAGTGACTGCCCATCCTGGCATAGAAGACAAAAGAATTCGCCTTAACGCATTCCCCAGTGTATGGCCATAACCACGCTCGAGAGGCTCAAGTACAATGCGTGAACGATTAATTGAATCGGTTTGCACCTTGAGCACTGTTGGCGTCAGCATTTCGTTTATTTCAGTATACATTCAGCTATGTCTCCGAGCTTACTTAGAGTAAAGTTCAACAACCAGATTAACGTTAAAATCAGATGATAAATCATTTAACGTAGGTGCAGATGTAAATGTACCTTTCATGGAGCCTGAATCGACAGTTAACCAGTCACAAGGAGCGCGCTGCTCAGACAGGGCAATAGCAGCTTTAATACGACCCTGATCTCTGGCTTTTTGTCTGACTTCAACTTTATCGCCGGCGCTCAGAATGCATGAAGGAATGTTTACCATCTCGCCATTAACAAGAATAGCTTTATGCGTAACCAACTGTCTGGCTTCAGCTCTGGTGCTGGCAAAACCCAATCGGTAAACAATATTATCCAATCGGCTTTCCAGAAGAACCATCAGGTTTTCACCTGTAGAACCCTTCATACGAGCTGCTTTTTTATAATAGTTCCGGAACTGGCGCTCAAGGACACCATAATAAGTTCGGATTTTTTGTTTTTCATCCAACTGCAGTCCGTAATCGCTTAAGCGACCTTTTTGACCGCCATGCTGGCCAGGTTTCTTTTCAGAGCGGCACTTGGATTTAAAATCACGAACGCCACTTTTTAATAATAAATCAGTGCCTCTTCGTCTTGATAACTTGCACTTTGGGCCTAATTTTCTTGCCATTAGTTACTCCTGGATCTTATACGCGACGTTTCTTGGGAGGTTTACACCCGTTATGGGGAATACCCGTTACATCAGTAATTTCAACAATCTTGAAATCCTGAGAAATCAACTCTCGAATAGTTGACTCACGTCCTGGACCAGGACCATGAACGAATACTGCAACCGACTTCATACCATATTCTTTTGCAACAGCAGAAGCACGCTCAGTAGCGACCTGTGCTGCATAAGGAGTACTCTTTCGTGAACCCCTGAAACCAGAACCGCCTGAAGTGGCCCAGCACAGTGCATTACCTTGTCGGTCGGTAAAGGTCACGATAGTGTTATTAAAAGAAGCATGAACGTGAACGATACCATCAGAAACGACACGTTTTACTTTTTTTCTTGTCTTTTGTTGCTTAGCTTTATTTGTAGCCATCTTACTATCCTGAATTATTAATTACTTGTACCTTTGCGTCGACCTTTACGGGTTCTGGCATTGGTTTTAGTTCGTTGTCCGCGCAGAGGAAGTCCACGTCTGTGTCTTAGTCCTCGATAACAACCAAGATCCATCAATCGTTTGATATTCATGGAAACAACTCGACGCAGGTCACCTTCTACAGTCATTTTAGCGATTTCTGTACGTAATGCTTCCAGTTTTTCTTCAGGAATCTGAAATACTTTTGTGGATTCTTCAATACCCACTGTTTTACATAAATGCTTAGAAGTTGTTCTACCTATACCATAGATTGATGTCAGTGCAATCACTATATGTTTATTATCTGGTATATTTACACCTGCAATACGAGCCATTAATTTCTCCGTATGTTTACTTTGCTCTGCCGGAAAGGGACAGAAGAATACTATTATATTGGATTAAAATCAAGCAAGATTATCCTTGCTTTTGTTTATGTCTGGCATCTTTACAAATTACTTTGACATTACCATGACGCTTAATAATTTTGCAGTTACGGCAAATACGCTTAACTGATGCTCTAACTTTCATTCATAACTCCGAGTAATAATCATAAAAGACCGGGTAATTTAGTACCTTTAAAATTGGCCTTTTTCATCAAAGAATCATATTGTTGGGTCATTAAGTGTGCCTGAACCTGGGCAACAAAGTCCATAATCACAACAACGATGATTAAAAGTGAAGTTCCGCCAAAATAGAAGGGCACATGCCAGGTGTACATTAAAATCTGTGGCAGTAAGCATACCAGTACAAGGTAAATAGCGCCAATTAATGTCAACCGCGTCATCACCGAATCAATATATCTTGTCGTTTGCTCACCAGGCCGTATACCTGGAATATAAGCGCCTGACTTTTTCAAATTATCTGCAGTATCTTTAGGATTAAACACTAAAGCCGCATAGAAAAAGGCAAAGAACAGAATTGCCACTGCATAAACAATCAGGTATAAAGGTTGTCCAGGTGACAAAGCCATCCCGATATCAGCTAACCAATCCATCCCTTTACCCTTAGCAAAGAACTGTGCAAGCGTTGCTGGCAGCAGTATGATGCTAGATGCAAAAATGGGAGGAATCACACCAGACATATTGATCTTAAGGGGCAAATGGCTGGTTTGTGCTGCATATACTTTTCTGCCCTGCGTCCGCTGAGCATAATTCACCCTGATACGCCTTTGAGCACGTTCCATAAACACGACAAATCCTGTAACACATACAACAATCAGTGCAATCAGAATCAGACTTAAGGCTTGCATTTGTCCTTCTTTAACCTGTTGGAAGACAGAAGCAATCGCATGAGGCATACTGGAAACAATTCCTGAAAAGATGATAAGCGAAATACCGTTACCCACACCTTTTTCAGTGATTTGCTCACCAAGCCACATTAAAAACATTGTGCCGGTTACCAAAGTAACTACAGCTGTAAAATAAAATGAAAAATCTGCATGCAAGGCAATGTGCTGTCCTGCCAGCCAGCGTGCCATACCTAATGATTGGAATATTGATAAAACCAATGTCAGGTAGCGTGTATACTGATTGATTTTTCGCCGTCCCTGCTCGCCTTCTTTTTTCAATTGCTCAAGTTTGGGTGTGACCACTGAAAAAAGCTGAATTATAATCGATGCAGAAATATAAGGCATGATACCGATAGCAAATACTGTTACCCGGGATAATGCCCCACCAGAAAACATATTAAATAGTCCAAAGATTGTATTTTGCTGCTCGCCAAAGAAATTAGCAAGCTTCTGCGGATCCAATCCAGGTACTGGTATATGAGCACCGAGACGATACACGAGGATCCCAAGAATAACAAAAAATAATCTGGCTTTTAATTCGGTCAATCCATTTTTGGATTGACCTGCAATTTGCTTCCGGTTTTTCATAATTAGTCTTCTATACTTCCACCAGCTTGTTCAATCATTGCACGGGCGCCCTTTGTAACAGGAATCCCTTGAAGTTTGACTGCAACATTAATCTCACCAGAAAGAATGACCTTGACCTGTTTGACAGCGGTATTAATCAGTCTATGACGTCGTAATGTATCCATGTCAATGACTTCTTCTTGTATCGAAGCCAGTTCACTCAGGGTAATCTGATCATTGTATTTGCCGATGCGTGACTTGAACCCCATTTTGGGCAAACGTCTTTGAATTGGCATTTGACCGCCTTCAAAGTTAATTTTGTGGTATCCGCCAGCACGTGCCTTTTGACCTTTGTGCCCTTTACCACTGGTTTTACCCAGACCAGAACCGATACCACGGCCCAGCCGTTGCTTCGGACGCTTTGAACCAGGATCAGGAGATATAGTATTTAATTTCATCAAGCACACTCCTCTACATGCAACATGTAGTGAATTGTATTCACAAGACCGCGAATCGCTGGAATATCCTGGTGAATAACAGAACTGTTCATTTTACCTAAACCTAATTGCCTGGCAATTTCGATGTGTTTAGGCTTTCTTCCAATTGTACTTTTTACTAAAGTAATCTTTATTTTTTTGCTCATGATTAGCCTGCCATCACTTCTTCAACAGTTTTACCGCGCTTAGCAGCTACATAATCTGGAGTACCAATATTTGACAAAGCACCAATAGTGGCCCTGACGATATTGCTTGGGTTTGTAGAACCGATGCTTTTAGCAAGAATGTTCTGAACACCCAGTACCTCAAGAACAGCTCGCATTGCACCACCAGCAATAATTCCAGTACCTTCACTGGCTGGCTTCATGAATACTTTGGAAGCGCCATAGCTCCAGGTAATCTCATGGTGGATCGTATTTCCAGCCAATGGAATGTAAGTCATATTCTTACGAGCCTGCTCCATCGCCTTCTGAATTGCAATTGGCACCTCACGAGCTTTACCACGGCCATAGCCTACTTTACCTTTGCCATCACCAATGACGACAAGTACGGCGAAACCAAACACTCGTCCGCCTTTTACAACTTTTGCTGTTCGGGTCACAGAGACTAGTTTCTCTTGATACCCTTCAGTCATTTTGGATTCTTCAAATGCCATCACTGTTCCTTAAAAATTCAAACCAGCTTCACGGGCACCATCAGCAAGTGCCTTTATGCGGCCATGATATTTATACCCTGCGCGGTCAAAGGCAACATCGGTAATTTGATGTGCTTTAGCTCGTTCACCAAGTAATTTGCCAACTAATGTAGCCTGCTCAACTTTAGTACCTTTGATAGAACCTTTCGCTTCTTTATCTACTGTGGAACAAGAAACCACTACGCGATCACCATCTTTACCGGGCACTATAATCTGAGCATAGATATGTGTAGTACTGCGATAAACCACCAGGCGTGGACGACCGCAATGCTTTTGTCTTGCTTTAGTTTTGGCTCCGCGTCTTGCACGTGCATTAATCTTACTCATAATTTAAACCCTACTTTTTCTTGGCTTCTTTACGCGCAATATTTTCGCCAGCATATTTTACACCTTTACCTTTGTAAGGTTCTGGCGGTCTGAATGCACGAATTTCAGAAGCTACTTGACCTAATAATTGCTTGTCGATTCCTTTAATAACGATAGTCGTATTATTTGGAGTTTCGACACTGACACCAGCTGGCAATTCATATTCGATAGGATGAGAAAAACCAAGTGATAAACTGACAGCTTTGCCGCTTGCTTGTGCTCTGTATCCAACACCAACCAGTTCGAGGGTAACGGAAAACCCTTCAGTTACACCTTTTACCATATTGTTTAACAGCGCTCGAACGGTACCGGCCTGAGCCCAGGCATTAGGATCATTTGATGCAGGGCTAAACGTAATTTTAGCTTCATCCCGGCCAATCGCAACCAGCTTGTTTAAATGCTGTGTCAGCACACCTTTTGGACCTTTAACGGTCATTTCATTTTTTGATAAAGTTAGCTCTACGTTTGCAGGTAACTGTATCGGAGCTTTTGCTACTCTTGACATATTATTCCTCGCAACTTAAGCCACTTCACAAAGCACTTCACCACCGACTCTATTGTTCTTGGCAGCGATGTGAGTCATTACGCCTTTCGAAGTTGATAAAATTGCTATACCAAAACCAGGTATTGCAGACAACTCATTAAAAGGCTTGTACACGCGTAATCCTGGTCTACTGATACGTAGGATACGCTCAATGACAGGACGACCGTGATAATATTTTAAGTTAATTGTAAGAGTTTTGTGATTATTTTCTTGTGCTTGAACTGAATAATCAAGAACATAACCTTCCTCTTTTAATACACGAGCGATTTCTTCCTTCAACCTGGACGAGTTGAGGGTAACACTCGGATGCTTAGCCAGTTGACCGTTTCTTATTCTCGTCAACATGTCAGCAATAGGATCATGCATACTCACACTTATTCTCCATAGAACCTTTGTTTACCAGCTGGACTTTCTACCACCGGTGACGTTTCCAGCAACTAATTGTTGACGCAGACAAATCCTGCACAAGCCAAATTTACGGTAGACAGCATGAGGACGTCCGCATTGCTGACAACGTTTGCTATGTCTGACCGGATTTGAATTAACTGGAAGTTTAGCTAATTGAGCTTGCGCTTTCATAATAACTTCAAAATCGTCAGACGATTTTATCAGAACTTTGAGCTCATTACGCTTTTCTTTATATTTATTTACTAGCTTTGAACGCTTTTTTTCTCGTTCGAGCATTGATCTTTTGGCCACAGTAAATACCCTTCTTAATGTTTGTCTCTATCTTTTAATGGCAAGTTGAATGCTTCAAGCAGCGCCCTTGCTTCCTCATTCGTTTTAGCACTTGTAGTAATACAAATATCTAAACCACGGATTCCATCAGTTTTGTCGAAATCAATTTCAGGGAACACGATTTGCTCATGGATACCCAAGCTGTAATTTCCGGTTCCATCAAATGATTTGGGATTGAGACCACGAAAGTCTCTTACGCGTGGTAAGGTAATGGTGATTAAGCGATCAAGGAATTCATACATTTTTTCTTTGCGCAGAGTCACTTTGCAACCGATTGGCCAGCCTTCACGAATTTTGAAACCAGCGATTGATTTTTTCGCTTTAGTGATAACTGGTTTCTGGCCGGTAATCAGAGTCATGTCTTCGACTGCATGATTCATAATTTTCTTATCGCCAACAGCTTCTCCAACTCCCATATTAACTGTGATTTTAAGGAGTTTTGGAACTTCCATTACACTTTTATAGCCGAATTTCTTCATTAACATTTCGACTACATTTGATCTGTAGTACTCTTTAAGTCTTGCCATTTCAATCACCCTGACTAAACAACGTCTACTAATTCATTGTTTGATTTAAAATATCTGACCTTTTGGTTCTTGCCATTCTTATCGATGAATTTGAAACCAACTTTGTCAGCCTTTCTGGTTTGAGGATTGTACATAGCTACATTAGAGATATTAAATGGTGCCTCTGTTGATACTATGCCGCCTGGCTGATTAATCTGCGGGTTCGGCTTGACATGTCTTTTGATCATGTTTGCCCCTTCAACCACAACGGCTTCACCTGAAACCTTTTTTACTTTGCCAATATGGCCTTTACTCTTACCAGTGATAACAATTACCGTATCGCCTGATCGGATGCGCTTCATAATTTATCCCTCTTACAATACTTCAGCTGCAAGAGAGATGATTTTCATGAATCGCTCTCTCAATTCGCGTGTTACTGGACCAAATATACGAGTCCCAATAGGTTCATTTTGATTGTTTAATAGCACTGCAGCATTGCCATCAAAACGTATTAATGAGCCATCATCACGGCGGACGCCTTGGCTGGTTCTAACAACAACAGCCTTCATCACCGCACCCTTCTTTACTTTACTTCTAGGTATTGCATCTTTAATGCTAACTTTGATGACATCTCCAACGCGAGCATATCGACGATGGGAACCACCAAGCACTTTGATACACATTACCTTGCGCGCTCCGCTATTATCAGCTACATCGAGCACTGTCTGCATTTGTATCATTCTACTCTCCAGCTCTAATTTCGACCAGAAAAAGGCTGCTGATTATACCAGCCTAATTGGAATTTTAAAAGTCATTGCATGTGAATCAGGAAACAACTTCAACTAATTCCCAGCATTTAGTCTTAGAAAGAGGTCTTGTCTCTCTAATTCTGACAGTATCGCCAATTTTGCAAACCTGTTTCTCATCATGAGCATGGAGTTTTGTTCTTCGCTTCATGATCTTACCATACTTAGGATGCTTAACTGTTCGTTCAACTAATACAACAATGGTTTTCTGCATTTTGTCACTGACAACACGACCAACCATCATTCTTGCATTTGATTCACTATTCGACATGACTCTTTCCAACCTTTTCAGTCATAACTGTTTTTACTCTAGCAATTGTCTTTCTAACAAGACCAACCAGGTGTGATTTATCAAGAGATCCACTGGCTCTTTTCATGCGCAGATTGAATTGCTCTTTTCTTAATTGAAGTAATTCTTCACTTAATTCCTGAGTTGATAAGTTTCTCAATTCATTCAAAGTTTTCATTACATCACCTTACGTTCTTCAAACATTACCTTAAAAGGTAATTTTGCTTTGGCCAAGTTGAAAGCTTCTAAAGCCAGCTCTCTGCTAACGCCTTCCATTTCAAACAAGATTTTACCTGGTTGGATTTGGGCGACCCAATATTCAACACTACCTTTACCTTTACCTTGTCGAACTTCGAGCGGCTTCTGTGTAATAGGTTTATCAGGGAAAACACGGATCCAAATTTTTCCGCCCCGTTTAATATGTCGAGTCATAGCACGACGAGCAGCTTCGATTTGTCGCGCTGTCAAACGACCGCGTTCAACCGCTTTTAAGCCAAACTCTCCAAAACTAACATTGGATCCACGTTGGGCGAGACCGCGGTTACGGCCTTTCATTTGTTTTCGATATTTAGTACGTTTTGGCTGTAGCATGATTATAAATCCTCACTCATTTACTGCTGTCAGCGTTACGATTCTTTTGGGGAAGAATTTCTCCCTTAAAGATCCAAACCTTAACACCGATGATACCGTAAGTAGTTTTTGCTTCAGCAGTACCATAATCAATGTCAGCACGGAATGTATGCAGCGGAACACGTCCTTCGCGATACCATTCGCTTCGAGCAATCTCAGCGCCGCCAAGTCGACCGCTGACACAAATTTTAATTCCTTTAGCACCTGATTTCATTGCGGAAGTAACTGCTCTTTTCATTGCTCTTCTGAACATAACACGTTGTTCAAGCTGTTGAGCAATTCCTTCGGCAACCAGAGTAGAATCCAATTCTGGCTTTTTCACTTCTTCAATGTTCAAATGAACAGGAACACCTAATTTTGAAGAGATTTCACTGCGCAGTCCTTCGATACCACCACCTTTTTTGCCAATAAGAATACCTGGTCTTGCTGTGTGAATGGTAACTACGGCATTATTAGCTGGTCTTTCGATTTGAATACGGCTAATTGCAGCAGCATACAACTTCTTTTTCAGATCTTTTCTTAAATTAATATCTTCATTCAGGAGTTGTGCGTAATTTTTGCTAGCATACCATTTGGAATTCCAGCTTTTTACTATGCCCAAACGGATACCAATAGGATTTACTTTTTGTCCCATTCTGTTATACCTCGTCAGATACTTTAATTGTAATGTGGCAAGTACGTTTGGATATACGATTCTCACGTCCTTTGGCACGAGCTCTAATACGCTTCAGTGTGGATGCTTCGTCGACACATACGACGCCAACATGCAATTCATCGATATCTGCACCATTATTGTTTTCTGCATTCGCAATGGCTGATTCCAAAAGTTTGAGCATCAGAAACGCCCCTTTTTTTGGTGTAAAACGTAAAATATCAAGTGCCTTAGAGACGCTTACTTTACGAATCATGTCTGCGACCAACCGTGCTTTCTGTGCAGAAAGGGGCGCATTTCTTAATTTTGCTGTAACTTCCATCATTGCCTCTTACTTACCTTTAGCCTTTCTGTCACCAGAATGGCCTTTAAATGTACGGGTCATAGCGAATTCGCCCAACTTATGGCCAACCATATTATCAGTGATGAACACTGGAACATGATCTTTACCATTATGAACTGCGATAGTTAAATCGATCATGTCAGGAGTAATAGTAGAGCGCCGAGACCAGGTTTTAATTGGTCTTTTGGTTTTTGCTTCTATCGCTGCTGCAACTTTTTTAAGCAGGTGTGGATCAATGTGTGGACCCTTTCTAATCGAGCGTGGCACGTTAATATCCTCTTAGCTAATTATTTCTTTTTACGAGATCTGACAATAAATCTATCAGTTCGTTTATTACTGCGTGTCTTATAACCTTTTGTCGGCACGCCCCATGGAGTCACAGGATGTCTTCCACCAGATGTACGCCCCTCACCACCACCATGTGGGTGATCAACAGGGTTCATTGCAACACCTCGTACAGTTGGACGGATTCCACGCCAACGTTTCGCTCCTGCCTTCCCTAAAGCTCGAAGACTATGCTCACTGTTGCTCACTTCTCCAATAACTGCACGACAAGCAGTAAGTACTTTTCGCATTTCACCTGAGCGCAATTTTAACGTAGCGTAGGCGCCTTCCTTTGCAACTATCTGACCACCACATCCAGCACTTCGTAATAACTGAGCACCTTTTCCAGGTTTTAATTCAACACAGTGGATAGTAGTACCTACTGGAATGTTTCGTAATGGCAAAGCATTACCTACACTGATTGGAGAATCTTCACCACTAACTACCGTCGCTCCTGCTTCTAAATGAGCAGGTGCAATAATGTACCGCCGTTCACCGTCTTTGTAAACAAGTAATGCAATTAAAGCAGAACGATTTGGATCATATTCGATGCGCTCAACCCGTGCTTCAATTCCATCTTTGTTACGTTTAAAGTCGATTATACGATACTTGCTGCGTACGCCGCCACCAATATGTCGAACAGTAATGCGCCCCTGGTTGTTTCTACCACCAGTTTTGTTTAACTTTTCAACAAGAGCAGCATGAGGTTGTCCCTTATGAATATGATGGTGTACAACCTTTAATTCACCGCGTTTTCCGGGTGACGTTGGTTTTGATTTTAATAATGCCATCGTCGTCTACCTTATTCTTTTACGCTAAAATCAATATCATAGTTTTCATGTAAAGAAACAAACGCTTTTTTCCAATCACTTCTCTTACCAGCTAATTGACGGAAACGCTTAGTTTTTCCTTTAACGTTCATTACTGAGACATTTTTGACTTTAACATTAAACAATTGTTCTACTGCTCTTTTAATTTCACTTTTGGTTGCAGTTTTTAGAACTTTGAAAGTAAATTGCTTGTATTTTTCAGCCATCACTGTCGTTTTTTCAGATGTGTGCGGCTCTCTTAATACCATTAGTATACGTTCTGCGTTCATTGTAGCAGCTCCTCAAGACTTTTAAGTGCTTCACCAGTA encodes:
- the rplQ gene encoding 50S ribosomal protein L17; its protein translation is MRHRNSGRSFSRTSSHRKAMFENMCNSLIEHEVIKTTLPKAKELRRYIEPLITVSKKDSVASRRHVFDRLRSKEAVGKLFTDLGPRFSKRPGGYVRVLKCGFRAGDNAPMAIVELVDRPSQTEE
- the secY gene encoding preprotein translocase subunit SecY — encoded protein: MKNRKQIAGQSKNGLTELKARLFFVILGILVYRLGAHIPVPGLDPQKLANFFGEQQNTIFGLFNMFSGGALSRVTVFAIGIMPYISASIIIQLFSVVTPKLEQLKKEGEQGRRKINQYTRYLTLVLSIFQSLGMARWLAGQHIALHADFSFYFTAVVTLVTGTMFLMWLGEQITEKGVGNGISLIIFSGIVSSMPHAIASVFQQVKEGQMQALSLILIALIVVCVTGFVVFMERAQRRIRVNYAQRTQGRKVYAAQTSHLPLKINMSGVIPPIFASSIILLPATLAQFFAKGKGMDWLADIGMALSPGQPLYLIVYAVAILFFAFFYAALVFNPKDTADNLKKSGAYIPGIRPGEQTTRYIDSVMTRLTLIGAIYLVLVCLLPQILMYTWHVPFYFGGTSLLIIVVVIMDFVAQVQAHLMTQQYDSLMKKANFKGTKLPGLL
- the rpsE gene encoding 30S ribosomal protein S5, which encodes MAFEESKMTEGYQEKLVSVTRTAKVVKGGRVFGFAVLVVIGDGKGKVGYGRGKAREVPIAIQKAMEQARKNMTYIPLAGNTIHHEITWSYGASKVFMKPASEGTGIIAGGAMRAVLEVLGVQNILAKSIGSTNPSNIVRATIGALSNIGTPDYVAAKRGKTVEEVMAG
- the rpsH gene encoding 30S ribosomal protein S8, whose translation is MHDPIADMLTRIRNGQLAKHPSVTLNSSRLKEEIARVLKEEGYVLDYSVQAQENNHKTLTINLKYYHGRPVIERILRISRPGLRVYKPFNELSAIPGFGIAILSTSKGVMTHIAAKNNRVGGEVLCEVA
- the rpmD gene encoding 50S ribosomal protein L30 — encoded protein: MSKKIKITLVKSTIGRKPKHIEIARQLGLGKMNSSVIHQDIPAIRGLVNTIHYMLHVEECA
- the rpsN gene encoding 30S ribosomal protein S14: MAKRSMLEREKKRSKLVNKYKEKRNELKVLIKSSDDFEVIMKAQAQLAKLPVNSNPVRHSKRCQQCGRPHAVYRKFGLCRICLRQQLVAGNVTGGRKSSW
- the rpmJ gene encoding 50S ribosomal protein L36, with the translated sequence MKVRASVKRICRNCKIIKRHGNVKVICKDARHKQKQG
- the rpsM gene encoding 30S ribosomal protein S13, translated to MARIAGVNIPDNKHIVIALTSIYGIGRTTSKHLCKTVGIEESTKVFQIPEEKLEALRTEIAKMTVEGDLRRVVSMNIKRLMDLGCYRGLRHRRGLPLRGQRTKTNARTRKGRRKGTSN
- the rpsK gene encoding 30S ribosomal protein S11; this translates as MATNKAKQQKTRKKVKRVVSDGIVHVHASFNNTIVTFTDRQGNALCWATSGGSGFRGSRKSTPYAAQVATERASAVAKEYGMKSVAVFVHGPGPGRESTIRELISQDFKIVEITDVTGIPHNGCKPPKKRRV
- the rplF gene encoding 50S ribosomal protein L6, producing the protein MSRVAKAPIQLPANVELTLSKNEMTVKGPKGVLTQHLNKLVAIGRDEAKITFSPASNDPNAWAQAGTVRALLNNMVKGVTEGFSVTLELVGVGYRAQASGKAVSLSLGFSHPIEYELPAGVSVETPNNTTIVIKGIDKQLLGQVASEIRAFRPPEPYKGKGVKYAGENIARKEAKKK
- the rplR gene encoding 50S ribosomal protein L18, encoding MSKINARARRGAKTKARQKHCGRPRLVVYRSTTHIYAQIIVPGKDGDRVVVSCSTVDKEAKGSIKGTKVEQATLVGKLLGERAKAHQITDVAFDRAGYKYHGRIKALADGAREAGLNF
- the rplX gene encoding 50S ribosomal protein L24, with amino-acid sequence MKRIRSGDTVIVITGKSKGHIGKVKKVSGEAVVVEGANMIKRHVKPNPQINQPGGIVSTEAPFNISNVAMYNPQTRKADKVGFKFIDKNGKNQKVRYFKSNNELVDVV
- the rpsD gene encoding 30S ribosomal protein S4 codes for the protein MARKLGPKCKLSRRRGTDLLLKSGVRDFKSKCRSEKKPGQHGGQKGRLSDYGLQLDEKQKIRTYYGVLERQFRNYYKKAARMKGSTGENLMVLLESRLDNIVYRLGFASTRAEARQLVTHKAILVNGEMVNIPSCILSAGDKVEVRQKARDQGRIKAAIALSEQRAPCDWLTVDSGSMKGTFTSAPTLNDLSSDFNVNLVVELYSK
- the rplO gene encoding 50S ribosomal protein L15, with amino-acid sequence MKLNTISPDPGSKRPKQRLGRGIGSGLGKTSGKGHKGQKARAGGYHKINFEGGQMPIQRRLPKMGFKSRIGKYNDQITLSELASIQEEVIDMDTLRRHRLINTAVKQVKVILSGEINVAVKLQGIPVTKGARAMIEQAGGSIED
- a CDS encoding DNA-directed RNA polymerase subunit alpha, which gives rise to MYTEINEMLTPTVLKVQTDSINRSRIVLEPLERGYGHTLGNALRRILLSSMPGWAVTEVSIAGVLHEYSTIEGVQEDVVDILLNLKQVAIKVASGTEATLTLLKEGPCVVTAGDIQLSQGQEIVNPDLVIATLNENGKLDMTLKVERGVGFHSTDSFVRDYDNDIERKSVGKLKIDNAFSPVVKVAYFVDSARVENRTDLDKLTIDLQTNGTLDPEDAIRISASILQRQLHAFVDMKFEESRADNKERNDFDPILLRPVDDLELTVRSANCLKAENIYYIGDLVQKTENELLKTPNLGKKSLTEIKDVLASRTLSLGMKLENWPPANLGD
- the rplE gene encoding 50S ribosomal protein L5 codes for the protein MARLKEYYRSNVVEMLMKKFGYKSVMEVPKLLKITVNMGVGEAVGDKKIMNHAVEDMTLITGQKPVITKAKKSIAGFKIREGWPIGCKVTLRKEKMYEFLDRLITITLPRVRDFRGLNPKSFDGTGNYSLGIHEQIVFPEIDFDKTDGIRGLDICITTSAKTNEEARALLEAFNLPLKDRDKH